Genomic window (Centroberyx gerrardi isolate f3 chromosome 9, fCenGer3.hap1.cur.20231027, whole genome shotgun sequence):
ACTCAACCAATAGACTCAAGAGTCACAGTAAAGGCGTTCAGCGGTCACTCACTTGGGCATGTTCATGCCTCTGATGCTGTGGCGGTGGATGCTGTAGTAGAAGGCTGGGTGTTCCAGAGATGCATCAGACTTCAGCTTCTTCACAACATTTCCCgactcctctcctgtcttcctctttcctgccacaaaatcaaaaagtATATTTTAACTGAAAATTAAACTGAGAGGGCTATaagtcaatattttttttattaaaatgcaatttaaaTCCAGGTTTTCCCTACAAAGCATCTTCATTGGAAATTCTCTATTGAGggaaacacatactgtagttcAGCTTTAGGGCTAACCTGCCATCTAGAGGACAAAAGTCTAACTGTTGAAGGTAAGATACTGTGTTGATTATGGAGGTTTCCAAAGTTGTGCAAATGACTCACCAGACTGGTCAGCAGTGCCTGACTCCTCACCTCTCTGTAAGGTCTTGATGACCACACCGCATTCCACTGGAAGGGAAAGCAAGTCAAAAAATCACTCATTTGGATatgtttggggatttttttgtgtgcgAGTATTTTAGATAAGCACAATGTTTTTTCTCATACCAAAAaatgtcagacacacacatggaccACACTGAGAACATAGGGCTTTACCTTGGTTGGTGAGAGCAGTGGGCCCGTGGACAAAAGACTTGAGGGTGGTACAGTCGGACTCACAGATGAGAGTTTTGACCAGCGGCTGGATGTCATCCATACTGTGCTGCACTGCTGCAAACAGCATCCTTCTCAGGAAACCAGTATTAAATAGGGGGCCTGACCTgggggcacacacacaatattaaaTAAGTGGGTTTAAATGCAACCCATTACATAAAAGTATGAGATGCACTGATAATGGAGCTGAGGGTATTTAGCATTACATAAATGCTGAGCAGGGTACTGGAGCAAACAAGCAGTGCTACATGCATAAACACCCATTGTAGTTATTTAGAGGGCTTTAATACTGCTGAGAGGGCTTTTAATGTGGTTGATAATAATATTGATGCTGTTGAGTTTTGGAGTGATAGTGAGAGGTTTACTCTACCATAATGGTCCCAGCTCCACCGCTGTCTTGCCAGGCATGCTCCCGTGACAGTTACAGGGCAGCTGCTTATACAGGTtgtctggagagaggagagaccatGGTCAACAGATTAGAATACTACTTATTTACCAGTCACAGTATTTTACTACTAACTTTCTGTGCATGTTTTCTGGAGAAGAGGTGTTGAAATCGACAACAATATAGAACATGTACAACACTTTAGGTCAACTCTGCTTAATTTCCCATCATTCTCAGTGCTAGATCATGGTGATTGCTGCTTTAGTATAGTCGTGGAAAAAATGCCACTTAGTGTGTGTTAGCTTGGACGTCTTGAGAAAATAATGAGTTGCCTCATCACAAAAGTggtgcacaaaaacaaaaaaaacaaaaacaaacaacaacaacaacaaaaaaaccctgAGCAATAGAACCATTTGGAAAATGCTGCAGGGAAGTGAGACTTCTACAATAGGCACCACTTTTGGCTTACTCACCATCCACCATGCTGCCTTGTTTGAGGAAGACTCTCTCCTCGCACCACTGGCAGTGGATGAGCTGTCGTAACCTCTTAACTGACTCGTCAGCCTGGGTGGGCCCCCTGAGGACCCTCACTACCACCAGGACAAAATGTTCCAACGCCACCGCCAGTAGCACCTCGATGCCTTTATTACAGCGTGCTGCTGCTCTGGAAAGTACAGGCACATACAGAGACATTAGTGCCTAGCCTGCGGATTGAATACTGTCAATTCTGTTGGGAAACCTAGCGTTGTGTATCACAttaaggcagacagacacacacacacaaaataacatgTCTACCTGGCTACAGTGGCCACTACCATGCGTGCGGCCAGCTCTTTGTAGTACTCTGTGCGTACTATGTGACAGCTGTAGTGGCGCAGGGTGACGTTTGGTGACTTGGCGTACAGCGAGCCGGTGTCTGTGGACGTTACTGAGATGATGCCCAGGTTCCGTACGTTGCGGAAAGCTGCGTCCAGGTAGTTTACTGACGTGCCGAATGGGTCCAAGTGACTGAGGGATTCAAGAAATAAAGTGATGTATTAAATTAATCACAGCAAATATTtagaaaatctattttttttatgccGCATAATTTAAAAACCCTTGTGCATCCACGCTATTTGTTAATAGAAAAATAGCTTGGATGACAAAAAGAAATGTCATTTTAGAGCAACATCGTTTTAAAAATATAGGACCTATTGCCATTTTCTGTATAGTGCTGTGATCCTACAGTCGTACTTACATGTAGTCAAAGGGCCGCAGATGCATGATGACATTGGCATCCATCTTGGCGACCTCCACTGTAGCGATGGGCACTCCCTCTACTTCACTGCTCGCCCCGTCGGGGACCCGAGAGCCTCGCGAGCCCCCGTCCACCCGGATGTGGTTGAGCTGGCAGTTCTCTTTTATCATTTTGACGCATGTCTCGCTGATGTCCGTTATGGTCACCTTGACTGCATTACGAAGGTGCTTAGCCCACTGGAGGCCCATGATCCCTGTGACCAAAGAGGCAGAGAAGGTAGACACAAGTTGGAGTTTGTTGTGCAAGTATGTAGGTCAGGGATTAGCCTGTGAACACTTGTTACGCACCCAGACTAATCTCATCAAATACTGtcatcaaaatgtaaatttaggATGAATTTCAGGCAACTTAGATGGTTATATCTGGTGAAACTTTTTGCCATGCATTTGAAAACAATAGCTGTACAATTATCCCGTAAAATATGAAGCTCAATGGCTTGGATGAAAAGGAGAACAGGTAAATTGTTCATTTCTCACCTGTGGCCCCAAAAGCATCCAGACACTCCAAGGGgtttctctcctctgccagAACAGCCAGTGAACAGAACACCAGCTGCctgaaacatacatacacacgtttATGTGCGTCTACTAAAATTGACATTCCTAATCATTGTCAAAATGCATTTGTAATGTGGCATGGACAAAAATCTTTATGTCTGAATAGCAATATTTTTTGAGCAAACTTGGTTCAACAGAAATTTGACTACTAACCTGTTGGTCTTCATCTTGCGGTTGAAGTAAGTGTCACTCTTCTGTGGGGTGGTGTGGTTCGGCAGGAGCTGCACGTTGGTTCCAAGCTCCTTCATGATTTCATAAGCCTGGCCAGAGGGAGCTGCCCACCAAGTATACAGATTAAAGGACACAGGTAGACACTTGTATCATTACtttttgccatttatattttgttgctgttgtatGGAATGTGCAGTGTGAAAAACTTAAAGCGTAAAGCTCTTAGAACTGAAATAATGGGGCACGTCATAAAAAAAGGGTTGCAACTCTATAAGAGCACAGTTCTGTGTTACTCTGATGTGTTGAGTGGCCAGTCTACATTCCTTCAGCATTTTATTCGTTTTTCACATAGTGCACAGTGAAGGTTGACAAAGCATAACAGCACAGCATGATCCGGACTCATGGAGCCAATCACAGAACATAGTTTTCCTCACACATGAACATCAGTTTACTCTGTGGTTTTCAGTGTTTACCTGGCTCCTCAAAAGTCACATCTGAGCTCCCCGAGTAGCtggcctctgtctctcccttgtTGACATGGCGTTTCAGGTGGCTGATCATGTCCGTCTTGCGGGCGATAGTGACAGAACAAACTACACAGTGGTAGTGAGCCACCTGTCTCCCTAATGCCTGGAAGAGATTAATACAAAACACAGTGATGAGGGAATTTAGATGTCTAAGAGCACATAAAAAAACTACACAAAAATGCTATAGCTACTTTACTGTGGCAGGACCGAGGGGGCATGCTAAACGTAATTCAAACTGTGTATCTCACAAGACTGAAAGTGTTTATTTGATATCCTGTACAACTCAGCAGCAAGctgaaaaaacatcaacaagaggcaagaggagaaaacacaaagaaaatgagagacatAAATAATTAGCAAGCCTCAGGTAGTCCTGCTCGACTCTGCAGTGGAAACCATGCTATTGTTCCAAAGTAAACGTAACTTGAGCCGGAGACCGGTGTGCGTTTAATTTCTTACCTGGTCTCCACTGAGGCTGGGCTTCAGATGTCTGCAGGGCAGGTGGCAGATGCACATCCTCTGACCTGTTGAAGGTTACAGGTCAAAGGTCGACAAGAGCACAGATAtgaaaattacattacattaatttaGATTTGATATGATCTTTAATCTTTAACTTATTTTTAACAtagtttttcagtttcagtttactGTTCGCTGCTGTCATCTACTATTATTATGATTTTATGTCTCAGTGGTTTCCCATCcttttttattgcattaatGTCCAGTTGTTATCTTGAAAATCtcaaaataaatcattaacaAATGAACACAGCTTCCTCTGCTACACACTCCTACCCTCAAACTCCACATAGACTTTCCAGTGGAGGTTCTGGAGGTGCCGTCGAAGCTTGTGGCTGTAGCAGGCTTTAAACTTCTCCTCAGGACACAGAGGACATGACTTCCGCCCAGCtggtggatggagagacagaaacacatgcacagagacaaTGTtgctacatttttttaaaaaacaatctgGCATCTGAACTGTAAATATGCATTTCATTAGGTCTCTCAGGATCAATCGACTCACCACCATTGAGGTCAACCAGCGTCTCAAGGCCCTCCAGTTTGTTCTGAATGGAAATGTGTCTCTCTGTTAGCAGCAAACAAAAATGTTAtcagtttaaaataaaaaaaacattgtcatGAAAACAATGGAAGTTTCATTAGCCCACTATCCTGTCAAGTAATTTTCCATCCAGGCTAGAGCAAAATTGTCCTCACAAGCCATAAACTGATGGTACGCAGCTGACAATCAAAGCCAGATATTGAGCAGGATCTTTAAAACTATCCCTGATCTCAATTGATCAATACACAG
Coding sequences:
- the trmt1l gene encoding tRNA (guanine(27)-N(2))-dimethyltransferase, which codes for MAELKEGDAVQLHQEDVDIKRGGGDAPTTGDHDAVQAVKNEAAGDSDAKPSTTTIERHISIQNKLEGLETLVDLNGAGRKSCPLCPEEKFKACYSHKLRRHLQNLHWKVYVEFEGQRMCICHLPCRHLKPSLSGDQALGRQVAHYHCVVCSVTIARKTDMISHLKRHVNKGETEASYSGSSDVTFEEPAPSGQAYEIMKELGTNVQLLPNHTTPQKSDTYFNRKMKTNRQLVFCSLAVLAEERNPLECLDAFGATGIMGLQWAKHLRNAVKVTITDISETCVKMIKENCQLNHIRVDGGSRGSRVPDGASSEVEGVPIATVEVAKMDANVIMHLRPFDYIHLDPFGTSVNYLDAAFRNVRNLGIISVTSTDTGSLYAKSPNVTLRHYSCHIVRTEYYKELAARMVVATVARAAARCNKGIEVLLAVALEHFVLVVVRVLRGPTQADESVKRLRQLIHCQWCEERVFLKQGSMVDDNLYKQLPCNCHGSMPGKTAVELGPLWSGPLFNTGFLRRMLFAAVQHSMDDIQPLVKTLICESDCTTLKSFVHGPTALTNQVECGVVIKTLQRGEESGTADQSGKRKTGEESGNVVKKLKSDASLEHPAFYYSIHRHSIRGMNMPKLNKFLQYLTEAGFRVSRTHFDPTGVRTDATLEQFKSVLTKYSVPTYTNATATQTSLSTEETV